The window GCGGCGGCCACGCCGCCGCCGGCTGCTGTGCCGGAGGCGGCTGCACCCCCGGCGCCGATTGCCGCGGTGCCGGTCGCCTCGCCGACACCGGCGCCCGAGATGGTGCGAGTCGAAGCCGCGCCCGCGCGCGACGACGCGACGGTGACGGTGCGCGCCACGCGCAGCAGCGACGGCTTGCGGCTGGCATTTCCATTCAAGACGGCGACCCCCGCCGCCGCGTTCCGCCGCGGCGATGCGGTCTGGCTGGTGGTCGACGATCAAGCTGGCATCAACACCGAGGCCATCCGCCGTGACGGCGGATCGATCATCGGCGATGTCGTCACGCAAAAGCTCGACAAGGGCCAGGCGATCCGCATCCGTCTGGGACGGCCGCAATTGGCGAGCCTTGCGGGCGAGGGCACGGGTTTTGTCCTGACGCTTGCCGATACCATGGAGATGCCGCAGCAGCCGCTCTCCGCCATCCGCAACATTGCCGATCCGGCACGGGCGCATGTCGCCGTCATGCTGGCGAATCCGGCCATCGTGCATCACCTGATCGATCCCGAGGCCGGCGATCCGTTGACCGTGGTCACCGCGCCGCTGCCGGCCCACGGCTTCGTCAAGCGCCAGGACTTCGTGGAATTCGCGCTGCTGGAATCGATCCACGGCGTGGTCGTTCAGTCCAACGCCGACGACCTCGCCATCACCACGTCGCCTGACCGGGTGGTGCTGACTCGTCCCGGCGGGTTGACATTGTCGTCGGCCGATCTCGCCCCGCAACGGATTGCGGGTGGTCCGCGTCCGCTGTTCGATCTCGCGGAGTGGCGGCAGAACCGCGATGCCATCTTCGGCAAGCGGCAGGACGAATTGATATCAGCTGCGGCCCAGGCCAATGGCGATGCCAGGACAGCTGCGAACATCGAGCTCGCGCGGTTTTATCTGGCGCGCGGCTTCTATCCCGAGGCCAAGGGCGCTGCCGATCTGGCGCTCGCCGATGCCAAGCCCGGCACCGAGGATCCGACCGCACTCATCGTGCGCGCGGTCGCCAGCATTCTGAGCGGCCACCCCGAGGCCGGCTTGAAGGATTTCGGCAATTCCGTGATCGGCAGCGGCTACGATCTGCAGGTCTGGAAAGGCCTCGCGGCCGCGGGTCAGGACAAATGGCCGGATGCCCGCGAGAAGTTCAAGAATGCGGAATTCGCGATCGCGGCGCTGCCCGACGATCTGCAGCGCATCGTGCTTGCGACCGCCATGCGCGCATCGCTCGTCGTCAGGGATTACGCCGGTGCCTCGGCCCGCAGCAATGATCTCGACGTCATCGGCATTCCGCCGGAGAGGATGCCTGCGATCGCGGTGATGCGGGCAGGGCTCGCCGAAGCGCTGGGACGCGAGAAGGAAGCCTTGAGCGTCTATCGCGACGTCATCGCTTCGAACGATCGTCCGGCCGCCGCCGAGGCACGGCTGCGCGAAATCGCACTGCGCCAGAAGCGCAACGAGATCGGCGCTGACGAGGCCCTGCAGGGGTTAGAGACCCTGGCGGTGAGCTGGCGCGGCGGCGACATCGAACTCGAAACCCTGCAGCAACTGGCGCGGGTGTATGCGGCGTCCGCCCGTTATGCGGACTCGTTCGCGGCGGCGCGCCTCGTCACCCGGCTGTCGGCGAACTCCGACGTGTCGCGGCAGACGCAAGACGAGACCTCTGCGCTGTTCTCGCAGGTGTTCCTCGGGCCAAAGGGTGATGAGCTGCCGCCGATCGAAGCGCTGGGGATGTTCTACGATTATCGCGAGCTGACCCCGATCGGACGGCGCGGCGACGAGATGATCCGGCGGCTGTCGGAGCGCCTGGCCAATGTCGACCTGCTCGATCAGGCCGCCGATCTGCTGCAGTACCAGGTCGATCACCGGCTCGAGGGCGCCGCGCGCGCCCAGGTGGCTGCGCGCCTCGCCACCGTCTATCTGATGAACCGCAAGCCGGATCGCGCGGGCAGCGTCCTCAGGGATACCCGGATCGCCGATCTCGCCGGCGAACTGCGCCAGCAACGGCTGCTGCTGGAGGCGCGGGCGCAAAGCGACATCGGCCGCCACGATCTCGCACTCGACATCGTCTCCAATCTCACCGGCCGTGAAGTGGTGCGGCTGCGCTCCGACATTTATTGGGCGGCACGGCGCTGGCGCGAATCCGCCGAGCAGGTCGAGCTGTATTACGGCGACCGCTGGAAGGATTTCCAGCCGCTCAATACCGTTGAAAAGGGCGACGTGATCCGGGCCGCGATCGGCTATGCGCTTGCCGAGGACGTGTTGGGACTTGCACGTTTCCGCGAGAAATTCGGCCCGAAGATGAGCAGTGGTGCCGATCGCGTGGCGTTCGACATCGCCAGCAAGCCTGTCGCGGCAAGCAGCGCCGAGTTCACCCAGATCGCGAAAATGGCGGCATCGGTCGACACCCTGGACGGCTTCCTGCGCGAAATGAAGACCCGCTTCGGCGATACGACAATGGCGAAGGCGGTGCTGCCGCGCGCCATCTCGCAGGCGGACCCGACCCCCACCGGCACGCTGCCCAAAGTCGGTGGCGTGAAGAGCGCGAGCGCTGTGCAGTAGCCTCTGTTCCGTCATCCTGAGGTGCGAGCCTTGCGGTGCGCTTGCACCGCTGGGCGAGCCTCGAAGGATGAACGGCCCGGGCCGTCGCCTTCGAGGGCCGCGCTACGCACGGCCACCTCAGGGTGACGGTTAACTGAAGCTTCGATCTCGTTATGCTTCAGTGTTGGGAGCGTGCCTAGTTATCCGTCATCCTGAGGTGCGAGCCTTGCGGTGCGCTTGCACCGCTGGGCGAGCCTCGAAGGATGAACGGCCCGAGACCTTCAATCAGGCTTCGGCTTTCCGGCGCGCCGACGAGCTAGCCCCTTCAGAGTTTGCCAGTTCGACGCAATCAAGGCTTCTTTCTTCGCTCTGCCCCAGCCTTTGATCTGACGTTCGGCCGCGATCCCATCAGTAATCCGATCGAAGTAGTCCGACCAAACCATGACTACCGGCCGGCGTGAGAAGGTGTAACCATTCGGAAAGGCGCCGGCATTGTGCTGATCGATCCGCGGACCGAGGTCCTCACCTGACGTGCTCCCGACGTAATAGGAATTGTCGGCACAACGGAGCAGGTAAACGAAGATGCCCACGGGCTATCATCCTTCGAGGCGCGCAAGAGCGCGCACCTCAGGATGACGATCACGTGGGAAAGATCAATAGGTGTTCTTCGGAGGCATGCGTCGACATTCGTTCAATCCGGATCGCCCTCGCTACCCCCCGTAACTCTGCACCAGGCTTCCGGCCACCAGCGACCAGCCGTCGACCAGCACGAAGAAGATCAGCTTGAACGGCAGCGACACCACGACCGGTGGCAGCATCATCATGCCCATCGACATCAAGACCGACGCCACCACGAGATCGATGATCAGGAACGGCAGGAACAGCAGGAAGCCGATCTCGAAGGCGCGCTTCAGTTCGGAGATCATGAACGCCGGCACCAGGATGCGCAACGACATGTCCTCGGGGGTCGCCGGCGGCGGCTCGCGGGACAGGTCCATGAACAGCTTGAGGTCCTTCTCGCGCACGTTCTTCTGCATGAAGCTGCGCAATGGCACCGAGCTTTTCTGCAGTGCCTCCTCGACGCCGATCTGGTTGGCGATCAGCGGCTTGATGCCGTCGTCATACGACTTTTGCAGCGCCGGTCCCATGACGAAGGCGGTCAGGAACAGCGCCAGCGCCAGGATCACCGAGTTCGGCGGCGCGGTCGCGGTGCCGAGCGCCGTGCGCAACAGCGACAGCACCACCACGATGCGGGTGAACGACGTCATCATGATCAGGATCGACGGCGCGATCGACAGCACCGTCAGCAGCGCGATCAGCTGGATCGCGCGCTCCGTGACGCCGCTGCCCTGGCCGCCGAGATTGATGCTGATGTCCTGGGCAGCCGCCGGCGCGATCAGCGCTCCGGCAGCGGCCAATCCTGCAACGACGACAATGAGAAGGGATAAAACTCTACGCGGAACTTTGCCGAGACTCACGTCGGCGACTTCGGACGGCCGAGCAGGCTGGCCATCTCGTCTTCCAGATTCTCGAACGACGTCGCCTTGGGGCCGGGCGGGGCAACCGGCGGCGCCGGTGTGTCGCTGCGTGGTGGTGGGCTGACCGAAATCTCGGTCGGACGCGGTGCAGGACGGCCCGGCGATTCGGGGACGACCGGCGGGGCGCGTTCTGCCGCTGCGGGCTCGCTGGGCTTGCGCAGTGCCGCTTCCAGCCGCTGCGCCATCTCGGCGAGGTTCTGGTCCGCGGCCGAGAGGGCTGGTGCAGCCGGGCGCTCGGCGACGCGCGGGGGCTGAGGCTTCGCCACCGGTTCGATCGGCGGCGGCGCCGAACGCGGCATGATCGGCTCGCCGCGCGGGATCAGGGGTTCGCTGCGCGGGGCCATTTGCTCGCTTCGCGAAACGGGCTCGCTCCGCGAAATGGGTTCACTTCGCGGCATCGCAGGCTCGCCACGGGGAATAGAAGGCTCGCCACGCGAGATCAAAGGTTCGCTGCGGGGCATCGTTTCACTGCGCGGCAGCGGCCGCGGTCGCACCGGTGGTTCCGGGCGCATGGGTGGTTCGGCCGCCAGCGGATCGCTGCGACGGTCCGTGATCGAGGGCGACGGCCTGCGGGCTTCGTCGGCGAATGATGGACGAGTCGGGCGGGGCGGCAGTTCCGGCAGCACCGGATCGTGGTGATCGAGCCCATCGAGCGGAGTGTCGGCCCAGCTGCCCGCATCCGGCAGCGGCGCCACGCGGGGCGGCAGCTCCGCGCCGATCGGTCCGCGCGGCGACGTCTGCTCACGCTGCGGCACCGCGCGCACGATGTTCGGCTCGATCACGATGTCGGTCGGGCCGCCGATCATCAGAAGATGTTCGACATTGTCGCGGCGCACCAAAACCAGGCGGCGACGCGTATCCACTGTCGCGGCGTCGATCACGGCGAGACGCGGCATTCGTCCGCGATTCGCGTTCGAGCCAATGCGATTCTTGCCGAATCGACTGACCAGCCACACAGCGAGGCCGACGATGGCCAGAACGGCCAGGAAGATAAGAGCGAATGTCACTAATTGCGGCATGTTTGGTCCCCACCAAACAGAGTGTACTTCAATGTGCAGATTCGTCGAACGTTGCGGCCGAAGAAATTATTGCCCGATTGTGCAGCGGCGGCGCCCGATTCTCCGCGAATCCCTGAAGTGTTGCTCCATTCGTTAAATGTCTCGGCCACGGGTTAATGCCAACAGGCACTATTTACCACCCCGGCAGTCCAAAAATCGGCCCCATCGAAACTCTCGCCGGCACCAAGCCGGAAGAAATTTCAATGACTTGCATGGTTAACGGCGAATTAATGGCAAAAGTGAGCCGGCCTGTCCTATTAACCAGATGTTAACCATAATCACGGCAAATTCTGCCTACCTCTTCAGGAACTTGGCGATCAGGAACCTGGCAAAGAGGGTGCAGAGGCCGCCGTCATGCCCATCACCGATATTCCCGCGCTCTCCATGCTGCGCACCCGCATGCAATGGCATCAGGAGCGGCAGCGGGTGCTCGCTGAAAACATCGCGAACTCCGACACTTCGGGCTTCAAGCCGCGCGATCTGGTTGAGCCGAATTTCGACCGGTCGCTGGCCACGCCGGTGAGCTCGCTGTCGATGGCGCGCACGTCTTCGGCGCATTTTTCGGCGACGGGGGGCGGCGAGAGTTTTCCGACCACCACCAAGGCCGGCTACGAGACGCGGCCGGCGGGCAATGCGGTCAGCCTGGAGGACGAGATGCAGAAGTCGGCGTCCAACCAGATGGATTTCGCCGCCGCCACCTCGCTCTACAGCCGCAGCCTCGGGCTTTTGAAAACCGCAATCGGGAAACGCTGAGCGCAGCGAAAGGGACTAGCCGATGGCCGACGGAGCAGACTTCCTCAAGGCGATGAGCATCGCGACCTCCGGCCTGCGCGCGCAGGCGGGGCGGATGCGGGTGCTCTCGGAAAACATCGCCAACGCCGATTCCACCGCGCCAACCGCCGGCGGCGATCCTTATCGCCGCAAGGTGCCGACATTTTCCTCCGAGCTCGACCGCACGCTCGATGCGCGCGTGGTCTCGCTGGGGCGAATCAAGACCGATACGTCGTCTGCGTTCCGCGTCAAATACGAGCCGGGAAATCCCGCTGCGGATGCCAGCGGCAACGTCAAGTATCCGAACGTCAATTCGTTGGTCGAAATGACCGACATGCGTGAGGCCCAGCGTTCGTACGAGGCCAACCTCAACATCATTACCGCGACGCGCCGGATGATCCAGCGCACGCTCGACATTCTCAAAGCTTAATCGGGAGACCTGAGCCATGGCTTCGCCTGTTGCCGCCGCCAATGCCTATTCGAGTTTCGCCCGCATGATGGAGGGCGGTGTCACAAAACCGTCGTTGCTGGGGAGCGAGACCGACGGTCAATCGTTTGGAACACTGTTGAAGGAGACGCTGGGGAGCGTCATGGAGGCGGGCCGCAAGTCGGACGCGCAAACCATCGCGATGGCCGGAGGGAAGGCCAACGTGATGGACGTGGTGACCGCGGTTGCGGAAACCGACGTCGCCGTGTCGACACTGGTGTCGGTCCGTGACCGGGTCATCCAGTCCTACGAAGACATCATGAAGATGCCGATCTGATCACTTGCTGATCATTTGGGTCGATTTGGGGAGCCCCGATCGTCTGGGGAGACTGATCGGGGCGAGTCCTGACCTCATCTCGAGACGGCGTTCGCGCCTCCTCGGGGTGGGGTTCGGGGGTGGTTGCGAGGCTAGGGGTAGGGATCTGACATGACTGGGGCTGAAGTCCTCGACGTCGCGCGCGACGCAGTGTGGACCATTGTGGTCGTCTCGTCGCCGCTGATGCTGGTCGGTCTTGTGGTCGGCGTGGTGATCTCGCTGGTGCAGGCGCTGACGCAGATCCAGGAGCAGACGCTGGTGTTCGTGCCGAAGATCCTGGCGATCTTCCTCACCATGCTGCTGGCGTTGCCGTTCATGGCCGACGCCATGCATAGCCACATGATGCGGATCTCGTCGCGAATCATCGGTGGCTAGTGCGGGGCTCAGAAATTCCCTCCACCCTTGCCGCTTTCTCTTCGAGGGAATTTCTGAGCCAGGCCGCACTAGAGAATCATATTATGCTCGTGTCCTCTCTAATCCGAAGTTCGCTACGGATCGTCGCCGCGAATGCTGGCGAACTTCGGATTCGGGACACGGGCCGCATGATGGCGGCCCTCACCACGCTGCGGGCCGCTGATGCGCATCGACATTTCACTGTTGCCGGCCCTGGCCGCCGCCTTTGTGCTGGCGTTCGCCCGCATCGGCGCAATGGTGATGCTGATGCCGGGCTTCGGCGAGACCAACATCCCGACGCGAATCAAGCTCGGCATCGCGCTGATGCTGACACTGATCATCCTGCCGCTGCATCGCTCCGCCTATCACATCGACATGACGTCACTGACGCCCCTCATGGTGCTGATGGTGCAGGAAATCATCATCGGCGTGGTGCTCGGGGCCACCGCGCGGGTGACGCTTGCGGCGCTCTCGGTCGCGGGCTCGGTGATCGCGCAGCAGCTCGGGCTGGGTTTCGTGACCTCGGTCGATCCCACCCAGGGCGCGCAGGGCGCGCTGATCGGCAATTTCCTCACCATTCTCGGCCTGACGCTGCTGTTCGCCACCGACATGCACCATCTGGTGATCGCGGCCTTGAACGACAGTTACCGGATCTTTGTGCCGGGCGAGATCATGCCCAGTGGGGATGTCGCGGCTTTGGCGACCCAGGCCTTCACCGCGGCCTTCAAGATCGGCGTCCAGCTGTCGTCGCCGTTCATCGTGTTCGGCCTGGTCTTCAATGTCGGCCTCGGCCTGCTGGCGCGCATGATGCCGCAGATGCAGGTCTATTTTGTCGGCGTGCCGCTGTCGATCCTTGCGGGTTTTCTGGTTCTCGTCGCCGTGATCGCCACCATGATGGGAACGTTCCTGGATTATTTCGGTGGAGTGATGCATCAGCTCTCGCCGTAACGGTATTGCGAAAGGCCGGAGGCTTAACCGATGGCCGATGAAGATACCTCAGAGAAGACACAGGACCCCACCCAAAAACGTCTCGACGACGCTCATGAGCGTGGCGACGTCGTCAAGAGCCAGGAGGTCAACACCTGGTTCGTGATCGCCGGCGCGGCGCTGGTGATCTCGTCGTTTTCGGGCAGCGTCGGCGCTGGCATCGAACTGCCGATGCGCAATCTCTTGGCGAACGCGCATCTGATCCGCACCGATGGTCCGGGGCTGCTGGCGCTGGCCAAGAATATCGAACTGGTGCTGTTCGCAGCCCTCGGTGTTCCCCTGCTGCTGCTGTTGATCGCGGCGCTCGCCGGCAACCTGGTGCAGCACCGGCTGGTGTGGTCGTCCGAGCCGCTGATCCCCAAATTCAGCAAGATCTCGCCGCTGGCGGGCGCCAAGCGGCTGTTTGGCGCGCAAGCGGCGGCGAACTTCCTGAAGGGCCTGGTCAAGCTGGTCGCGCTTGCCGCCGTCATGACCGCGATCCTGTGGCCGGAACGGCACCGTGTCGACGCCATGGTGCGGCTCGATCCGTCCATGATCATGCCCGCGACCAAGACGCTGTCGATGCAGCTGATTGGCGCCGTGGTGGCGTTGCTCGCCGCGGTCGCGGCGGCGGATTATTTCTTCCAGTACCGGCAGTGGTTCGAGCGGCAGAAGATGTCGCTGCAGGAGGTCAAGGAAGAGTACAAGCAGTCGGAAGGCGACCCGCACATCAAGGGGCGGATCCGGCAGCTACGCCAGATGCGCATGAAGAAGCGCATGATGGCGGCGGTGCCGACCGCCTCGGTGGTCATCACCAACCCGACCCACTTCGCGGTCGCCCTGAAATACGAGCCGGGCATGTCGGCGCCGATCTGCGTCGCCAAGGGCGCCGATGCAATCGCGTTCAGGATCAGGGAAGTCGCCAACAAGAACGACATTCCGATTGTCGAGAACCCGCCGCTGGCCCGTGCACTGCACGCCACTGTCGATGTCGACGACGAGATTCCGGTCGAGCATTATCACGCGGTCGCCGAAGTCATCGGCTTCGTCATGCGCCTGCGCCGCCGCGGCGCGCGGTGAGGCGCAGCTGGCCGCCGTCGCAGGTCGGGCGCTGAACGATTTTACGTGGCCGCTCCGGACCGCTAAGGGTGATACCCTGCACGCCGATTTCGGGCCACGGGGGGCCGTGGTGGTGCAGTTCACATGAGAGTTGTTCATGAATCTCGCTAAAAACCCTTTCAAGGCCGCGCTCGCCGCCAAGCAGGTGCAGATCGGCCTGTGGTGCAGCCTGTGCAGCAACATCGGCGCCGAGATCATTGCCGACAGCGGCTTTGACTGGATCCTGGTCGATACCGAGCATGCGCCGAACGAACTGCCGTCGGTGATGGCGCAATTGCAGGCCATGACCCGCGGCACCGCTATGCCGGTGATCCGGCCGGCCTGGAATGATCCGATCCTGATCAAGCGCCTGCTCGACATCGGCGCGCAGTCCCTGCTTGTTCCGTTCGTGCAGGACGAAACGGAAGCCGCTCAAGCGGTGGCTTCCTGCCGGTATCCGCCCGCAGGCATTCGCGGCATCACCACCGGCAGCCGCGCCGCCCGGTTCGGCCGCGTCAGCAACTATCTGAAGGAGGCGGACAACGAGATCTGCGTGCTGGTTCAGGTCGAAACACTCAGCGCCATCGACCGGCTGGACGCGATCGCGGCCACCGACGGTGTCGACGGCGTGTTCATCGGGCCCTCGGATCTCAGCGCCTCGATGGGGCATATCGGCAATCCGCAGCATCCCGACGTGCAGCGGGTGATCGAGCAAGCTGTGAAGCGCATCACGGCTGCCGGCAAGGCCGCCGGCATCCTGACCCCGGTGGAGGCCGACGCGCGCCGTTATATCGAATGGGGCTATCATTTCGTGGCCGTGGGCTCGGACATCGGGCTCCTCGCCAAGACCGCCGATGCGCTGGCCGCCAAGGCCAAATCGTGGATTTCCGGTTGAACCACCACCTACGATAAGCTCGCAGGGCGCGCCGGACGCGCCCTGCGATAGCTGTCGCTCCGCTCCCGGCTTGACGCTCCCTGACGCCGCCGGCCCCGTAAACCGGGGAAACCGGCGTGTTCCATCAGCAACATCGGTATCTGCTTCTGTGTGCGGACAGCGCGTCCGTGCATGATTCGCTTGCGCTCTAACCTGCGATTCAGGCACTCAGGGCGGGGCGAAGCCGCCCGGACGTATGATGACGACGTGACGATGAAGGCAGCCCACGCCGACCCGATGGCCATCGAATTGAGCAGAGATCCGCATCCTCCGGAACCGGATCAGGTCGAGACCCCGCGGCGCAGCGGCAGCATCCTTCTCGTGCTGGTGGTGGCGGCCGGCATCGTGGCGTCGGCGGTCGCCTTCATGGCGCTCGGGCGCGCCCAGGCGCAGCCTTATATCCTCGGCCTGCTGGCGGTTCTCGCCATGGTCGGCCTGTTCACACTGTTTGCCTTCGCCGCCGGGATCATCCGGTTTGCCGACCGCGGCACTGAAGATCCGGTGATGCGGCATATCGCCGACCAGGCGTTCGACGGGCTCGCAGTGACCGATGGCCGCGGCCACATGGTCTACGCCAACCAGGCCTATTTGACGCTGACCGGCGCGGTCGGAGCCGACGATGCGCGGCCGGTGGAGCGGGTGTTCATCGGCAATCCCGACGTCTCGGAAGCGGTGTTCCGCCTGCTCAAGGCCGCACGCGAGGGCAAGCGCCAGCAGGAGGAGGTCCGTGTCGCGGGCACCGGTGGCGGGAACGGGCGCTGGCTGCGGCTGTGCGTGCGCCCGCTCGGCAGCGCCAAACGCGAGTCCCGGTTTACGGTGTGGTCGCTCGCCGACATCACCCGCGACCGCGAGCGGCAGGAGGACGTGTTCCAGGAACTGCAGCACGCCATCGAGTATCTCGATCACGCGCCCTGTGGATTCTTCTCGGCCAATCCGGCCGGCGAGATTGTCTATATCAACGCCACGCTGGCCAACTGGCTCGATCAGGACCTTGCCGAGATCGGCTCCGGCGGCTTGCGGCTGGCGGACATCGTCTCCGGCGACGGCGCCGCGCTGCTGACCTCGATCACGGCCGACCCCGGCGACGTCAAGACCGAAAGCTTCGACGTCGACCTGCGGATGCGCAACGGCAAGACGGTGCCGGTGAGGCTCTATCACAAGCTGGCGTTTGGCGCTGACGGCGTTCCCGGTGCGTCGCGCACCCTCGTCATCAACCGGGCGCGCGATGAAGGTGCCGATCCGCAGCGCACCGCCGAGGTGCGCTTCATGCGCTTCTTCGACCACACGCCGATGGCGATCGCGACCGTCGATCGGGCCGGCGCGGTGGTGCGCGCCAACGCGCGCTTCGCCAAGCTGGCGCAGAGCCTGCCGTCCGCTGGTGGCGCCAACAAGTCGATCCTGGCCGTGGTCAGCGAACGCGATCGCGGCGCACTGACGTCGGCCATTGCGAAAGCGGCCGAAGGGCATGGCGACATCTCGCCGGTCGAGGCGATGCTGGATGGTCCGGCCGAGCGCTGGGGCCAGTTTTTCGTCACCGTGGTCGAGGCCGAGGAGCGCGATTCCGAGGCCGCCATCGTCTACATGCTGGAGACCACCGAGAAGCGCACGCTGGAAAATCGCGTGACCCAGCAGCAGAAGATGGAGATGGTCGGCCAGCTCGCGGGCGGCATCGCCCACGACTTCAACAACGTGCTGTCCGCCATCATGATGGCGAACGACTTCCTGCTGAACGCGCACAAGCCGACCGATCCGTCGTTCCAGGACATCATGCAGATCAAGCAGAACGCCACCCGCGCCGCGACACTGGTGCGGCAGTTGCTGGCGTT is drawn from Bradyrhizobium prioriisuperbiae and contains these coding sequences:
- a CDS encoding tetratricopeptide repeat protein; the protein is MRTSPGREWLFGCEAARHHLASLRIGAAPAALLLSLSVLSAQAQPKAQSQPKVQAQAQTQVQPQAQPRAPLPQQAEAEPIKGEASFSAGGGYARLVLKLAEDVDSEVMTAGSILVIRFKKPIDIPVESLANAVPDYVGMARRDPDGMAIRLALSRKVTVNSMTAGERIFIDLLPESWKGLPPPLPQEVVRELAERARVAERALRQQKLVAETRKRPPVRVRASVQPTFVRFVFELPSGVGVSSSLEDKKLSLVFATPMTFDLTDAKLVAPANISAIEQKIDGEGATVSFAVIGDVDVKSFREDANYVVDVGFDQSRKSSALVTPKTDTRAEPKTETKAAPPVVTKPASVAPDKSSAVTPQAEPAAEPVMEQIKAAAAATPPPAAVPEAAAPPAPIAAVPVASPTPAPEMVRVEAAPARDDATVTVRATRSSDGLRLAFPFKTATPAAAFRRGDAVWLVVDDQAGINTEAIRRDGGSIIGDVVTQKLDKGQAIRIRLGRPQLASLAGEGTGFVLTLADTMEMPQQPLSAIRNIADPARAHVAVMLANPAIVHHLIDPEAGDPLTVVTAPLPAHGFVKRQDFVEFALLESIHGVVVQSNADDLAITTSPDRVVLTRPGGLTLSSADLAPQRIAGGPRPLFDLAEWRQNRDAIFGKRQDELISAAAQANGDARTAANIELARFYLARGFYPEAKGAADLALADAKPGTEDPTALIVRAVASILSGHPEAGLKDFGNSVIGSGYDLQVWKGLAAAGQDKWPDAREKFKNAEFAIAALPDDLQRIVLATAMRASLVVRDYAGASARSNDLDVIGIPPERMPAIAVMRAGLAEALGREKEALSVYRDVIASNDRPAAAEARLREIALRQKRNEIGADEALQGLETLAVSWRGGDIELETLQQLARVYAASARYADSFAAARLVTRLSANSDVSRQTQDETSALFSQVFLGPKGDELPPIEALGMFYDYRELTPIGRRGDEMIRRLSERLANVDLLDQAADLLQYQVDHRLEGAARAQVAARLATVYLMNRKPDRAGSVLRDTRIADLAGELRQQRLLLEARAQSDIGRHDLALDIVSNLTGREVVRLRSDIYWAARRWRESAEQVELYYGDRWKDFQPLNTVEKGDVIRAAIGYALAEDVLGLARFREKFGPKMSSGADRVAFDIASKPVAASSAEFTQIAKMAASVDTLDGFLREMKTRFGDTTMAKAVLPRAISQADPTPTGTLPKVGGVKSASAVQ
- a CDS encoding GIY-YIG nuclease family protein, which gives rise to MGIFVYLLRCADNSYYVGSTSGEDLGPRIDQHNAGAFPNGYTFSRRPVVMVWSDYFDRITDGIAAERQIKGWGRAKKEALIASNWQTLKGLARRRAGKPKPD
- the fliP gene encoding flagellar type III secretion system pore protein FliP (The bacterial flagellar biogenesis protein FliP forms a type III secretion system (T3SS)-type pore required for flagellar assembly.), coding for MAAAGALIAPAAAQDISINLGGQGSGVTERAIQLIALLTVLSIAPSILIMMTSFTRIVVVLSLLRTALGTATAPPNSVILALALFLTAFVMGPALQKSYDDGIKPLIANQIGVEEALQKSSVPLRSFMQKNVREKDLKLFMDLSREPPPATPEDMSLRILVPAFMISELKRAFEIGFLLFLPFLIIDLVVASVLMSMGMMMLPPVVVSLPFKLIFFVLVDGWSLVAGSLVQSYGG
- a CDS encoding flagellar biosynthetic protein FliO, coding for MPQLVTFALIFLAVLAIVGLAVWLVSRFGKNRIGSNANRGRMPRLAVIDAATVDTRRRLVLVRRDNVEHLLMIGGPTDIVIEPNIVRAVPQREQTSPRGPIGAELPPRVAPLPDAGSWADTPLDGLDHHDPVLPELPPRPTRPSFADEARRPSPSITDRRSDPLAAEPPMRPEPPVRPRPLPRSETMPRSEPLISRGEPSIPRGEPAMPRSEPISRSEPVSRSEQMAPRSEPLIPRGEPIMPRSAPPPIEPVAKPQPPRVAERPAAPALSAADQNLAEMAQRLEAALRKPSEPAAAERAPPVVPESPGRPAPRPTEISVSPPPRSDTPAPPVAPPGPKATSFENLEDEMASLLGRPKSPT
- the flgB gene encoding flagellar basal body rod protein FlgB, which encodes MPITDIPALSMLRTRMQWHQERQRVLAENIANSDTSGFKPRDLVEPNFDRSLATPVSSLSMARTSSAHFSATGGGESFPTTTKAGYETRPAGNAVSLEDEMQKSASNQMDFAAATSLYSRSLGLLKTAIGKR
- the flgC gene encoding flagellar basal body rod protein FlgC; this encodes MADGADFLKAMSIATSGLRAQAGRMRVLSENIANADSTAPTAGGDPYRRKVPTFSSELDRTLDARVVSLGRIKTDTSSAFRVKYEPGNPAADASGNVKYPNVNSLVEMTDMREAQRSYEANLNIITATRRMIQRTLDILKA
- the fliE gene encoding flagellar hook-basal body complex protein FliE, which produces MASPVAAANAYSSFARMMEGGVTKPSLLGSETDGQSFGTLLKETLGSVMEAGRKSDAQTIAMAGGKANVMDVVTAVAETDVAVSTLVSVRDRVIQSYEDIMKMPI
- the fliQ gene encoding flagellar biosynthesis protein FliQ gives rise to the protein MTGAEVLDVARDAVWTIVVVSSPLMLVGLVVGVVISLVQALTQIQEQTLVFVPKILAIFLTMLLALPFMADAMHSHMMRISSRIIGG
- the fliR gene encoding flagellar biosynthetic protein FliR; this translates as MRIDISLLPALAAAFVLAFARIGAMVMLMPGFGETNIPTRIKLGIALMLTLIILPLHRSAYHIDMTSLTPLMVLMVQEIIIGVVLGATARVTLAALSVAGSVIAQQLGLGFVTSVDPTQGAQGALIGNFLTILGLTLLFATDMHHLVIAALNDSYRIFVPGEIMPSGDVAALATQAFTAAFKIGVQLSSPFIVFGLVFNVGLGLLARMMPQMQVYFVGVPLSILAGFLVLVAVIATMMGTFLDYFGGVMHQLSP
- the flhB gene encoding flagellar biosynthesis protein FlhB — its product is MADEDTSEKTQDPTQKRLDDAHERGDVVKSQEVNTWFVIAGAALVISSFSGSVGAGIELPMRNLLANAHLIRTDGPGLLALAKNIELVLFAALGVPLLLLLIAALAGNLVQHRLVWSSEPLIPKFSKISPLAGAKRLFGAQAAANFLKGLVKLVALAAVMTAILWPERHRVDAMVRLDPSMIMPATKTLSMQLIGAVVALLAAVAAADYFFQYRQWFERQKMSLQEVKEEYKQSEGDPHIKGRIRQLRQMRMKKRMMAAVPTASVVITNPTHFAVALKYEPGMSAPICVAKGADAIAFRIREVANKNDIPIVENPPLARALHATVDVDDEIPVEHYHAVAEVIGFVMRLRRRGAR